From Pseudomonas alcaligenes, a single genomic window includes:
- a CDS encoding DUF4288 domain-containing protein: protein MSNEIPTKNISPYGWWVATLIERFEFDDEDRSNDKRRCRAFANTVIFKAEDREKAYFKAIEYGNLGIDNKSDWSDGKGRKGRWVFEGLSSLLPIYDEIDPDGTEIAFEDNSNISVSRVKSWVRKKIELEAFDDSTD, encoded by the coding sequence ATGAGCAATGAGATCCCAACAAAGAACATAAGCCCATACGGCTGGTGGGTAGCCACATTAATAGAGCGCTTTGAATTTGATGATGAAGACAGATCAAACGATAAGCGCCGCTGTCGCGCATTTGCAAACACAGTAATCTTCAAAGCAGAAGATCGTGAGAAAGCCTATTTTAAAGCCATCGAATACGGCAACTTAGGAATTGACAATAAAAGCGACTGGTCAGATGGCAAAGGAAGAAAAGGGCGCTGGGTATTTGAAGGCCTATCCAGCTTGCTGCCTATTTATGACGAAATAGATCCTGACGGAACAGAAATTGCCTTTGAAGACAATTCAAATATAAGTGTCAGCAGGGTGAAATCATGGGTTCGCAAAAAGATAGAGCTTGAAGCATTCGACGACTCAACGGATTAA
- a CDS encoding ABC transporter substrate-binding protein: MLALLVCISARAEPREVEIYMAEAAPLTMISGVRHGLIGDVAFAVLERAGYRAVVRNAPLLRAQKRVMEGRNVLITPLSRTPERESRFTWAVNVLPLQRAFFTLDEPVTSLEAAKRYRVIAVGTGTAQVEILRANGFREDQLHSLRLGESPVQLLRIGRVDAWFTTIPEGRHDWDGGPALRMSPPLAATDMYIGCSLDCDPVLVQALRKAIESMRADGSLQRMIEVYLPPPP, translated from the coding sequence ATGCTGGCGCTGCTTGTCTGCATCTCCGCCCGGGCCGAACCTCGGGAGGTCGAGATTTACATGGCGGAAGCTGCGCCCCTGACGATGATCAGCGGTGTTCGCCATGGGCTTATCGGGGATGTTGCCTTCGCGGTGCTAGAGCGCGCCGGATACCGCGCGGTAGTGCGCAACGCTCCCTTGCTGCGTGCGCAGAAGCGCGTAATGGAGGGACGCAATGTACTGATTACCCCGCTCTCGCGTACTCCTGAGCGGGAGTCCCGATTCACTTGGGCGGTCAATGTTCTGCCGTTGCAACGCGCCTTCTTCACCCTGGACGAGCCTGTGACCAGTCTCGAAGCAGCCAAGCGCTACAGAGTCATCGCGGTGGGAACAGGCACTGCGCAGGTGGAGATACTGCGCGCTAACGGCTTTCGCGAAGACCAGCTGCATTCGTTGCGGTTAGGAGAAAGCCCGGTACAACTGCTGCGAATCGGGCGCGTGGATGCCTGGTTCACCACCATCCCCGAGGGCCGCCATGACTGGGATGGTGGCCCGGCCTTGCGCATGAGCCCGCCCCTGGCTGCGACCGATATGTACATCGGCTGCTCACTGGATTGTGACCCTGTGCTGGTACAGGCCTTGCGCAAGGCTATCGAATCGATGCGTGCGGACGGCAGCCTGCAGCGCATGATAGAGGTCTACCTGCCGCCACCACCCTAG
- a CDS encoding PilT/PilU family type 4a pilus ATPase, whose protein sequence is MDLTAMLKILSSQDGSDLYLSTGAPPCAKFNGVLKPLSAEPLKPGDVAAIAASVMDEQQRADFDKELEMNLAMSVPNVGRFRINIFKQRNEVSIVARNIKMEIPKFEDLKLPEVLLKTIMEKRGLVLFVGGTGSGKSTSLAALIDYRNRNSGGHIITIEDPVEYVHRHKKSIINQREVGVDTRSFHAALKNTLRQAPDVILIGEIRDRETMEHALAFADTGHLAISTLHANNANQALDRIINFFPEERRPQLLNDLGNNLKAFVSQRLVKTVDGKRRAAVEVMLGTPTIRDLIKRNEFSELKEIMEKSKNLGMQTFDQALIDLVHEGAIDEEEAVKNADSANNVRLKLKLYRDNPANAAPAASAAPAAPAAPAPAPAAAPANWAMELKLEEIEEESAPEDPGRQGI, encoded by the coding sequence ATGGATCTCACCGCAATGCTGAAAATCCTGTCCAGCCAGGATGGTTCCGATCTCTACCTGTCCACCGGTGCGCCGCCCTGTGCCAAGTTCAACGGCGTGCTCAAGCCGCTCAGCGCCGAGCCGCTCAAGCCCGGCGACGTGGCCGCCATCGCCGCCAGCGTGATGGACGAGCAGCAGCGCGCCGACTTCGACAAGGAACTGGAGATGAACCTGGCGATGTCGGTGCCCAATGTCGGCCGCTTCCGCATCAACATCTTCAAGCAGCGCAACGAGGTGTCCATCGTCGCGCGCAACATCAAGATGGAAATCCCCAAGTTCGAAGACCTCAAGCTGCCGGAAGTGCTGCTCAAAACCATCATGGAGAAGCGCGGCCTGGTGCTGTTCGTCGGCGGCACCGGCTCCGGCAAGTCGACCTCCCTGGCGGCGCTGATCGACTACCGCAACCGCAACAGCGGCGGCCACATCATCACCATCGAAGACCCGGTGGAATACGTGCACCGGCACAAGAAGTCGATCATCAACCAGCGCGAGGTGGGGGTGGACACCCGCAGCTTCCACGCCGCGCTGAAGAACACCCTGCGCCAGGCGCCGGACGTGATCCTGATCGGCGAGATCCGCGACCGCGAGACCATGGAGCATGCCCTGGCCTTCGCCGACACCGGCCACCTGGCGATCTCCACCCTGCACGCCAACAACGCCAACCAGGCGCTGGATCGCATCATCAACTTCTTCCCCGAGGAGCGTCGCCCGCAACTGCTCAACGACCTCGGCAACAACCTCAAGGCGTTCGTCTCCCAGCGCCTGGTCAAGACCGTTGACGGCAAGCGTCGCGCTGCCGTGGAAGTGATGCTCGGCACGCCGACCATCCGCGACCTGATCAAGCGCAACGAGTTCTCCGAGCTCAAGGAGATCATGGAGAAGTCGAAGAACCTCGGCATGCAGACCTTCGACCAGGCCCTGATCGACCTGGTGCACGAGGGCGCCATCGACGAAGAGGAGGCGGTGAAGAACGCCGACTCGGCCAACAACGTGCGCCTCAAGCTCAAGCTGTATCGCGACAACCCGGCCAATGCCGCACCGGCCGCCAGTGCCGCCCCAGCAGCGCCGGCCGCCCCAGCGCCTGCACCAGCAGCGGCACCCGCCAACTGGGCCATGGAGCTCAAGCTGGAGGAGATCGAAGAGGAAAGCGCACCAGAAGATCCGGGGCGCCAAGGGATCTGA
- a CDS encoding RNA methyltransferase gives MKLDDIKKLQQKKYRAEFGHFLVEGEHLVLELQKAALHNPQLQCSQLYVTAAYEHWQSPFKTQVISDRQMAQIADTQTPQGIIAVVPMPAPAAPAAPAAAAGERVIYLHEIQDPGNLGTILRTLSWFGGFRCLLSPGSVDPYNPKVVRSSMGAIFHAPLELDVALDSLRARFPRIACLDMTGEPVQSAGFKAFDCYLFGNEARGVPREQLLELGAQAFTIPGSGAIESLNLATTVNMCAYELNR, from the coding sequence ATGAAGCTCGACGACATCAAGAAGCTGCAGCAGAAGAAGTACCGCGCCGAGTTCGGCCACTTCCTGGTGGAAGGCGAGCACCTGGTACTGGAGCTGCAGAAGGCGGCGCTGCACAATCCGCAGCTGCAGTGCAGCCAACTGTATGTGACTGCCGCCTATGAGCACTGGCAGAGCCCGTTCAAGACCCAGGTGATCAGCGACCGGCAGATGGCGCAGATCGCCGATACCCAGACGCCGCAGGGCATCATCGCCGTGGTACCGATGCCGGCGCCAGCCGCGCCAGCCGCGCCGGCTGCTGCCGCGGGTGAGCGGGTCATCTACCTGCACGAGATCCAGGATCCGGGCAATCTCGGCACCATCCTGCGCACCCTGTCCTGGTTCGGCGGCTTCCGCTGCCTGCTCAGCCCCGGCAGTGTCGACCCGTACAATCCCAAGGTGGTGCGCTCCAGCATGGGCGCCATCTTCCATGCGCCCCTGGAGCTGGATGTGGCGCTGGACTCCCTGCGCGCGCGCTTCCCACGCATCGCCTGCCTGGACATGACAGGCGAGCCGGTACAGTCCGCCGGCTTCAAGGCTTTCGATTGCTACCTGTTCGGCAACGAAGCCCGCGGCGTGCCCCGCGAGCAACTGCTGGAACTGGGCGCCCAGGCGTTCACCATCCCCGGCAGTGGCGCCATCGAGTCGCTGAACCTGGCCACCACGGTCAACATGTGTGCGTATGAGCTGAACCGCTAG
- a CDS encoding NAD(P)/FAD-dependent oxidoreductase, producing the protein MIRINELSLPLDHSADELRQAILKRLGIGAADLLNFTIFKRSYDARKKNSVILFIYIIDLEVRDEAAILARFADDQHIRPAPDTTYYPVGQAPAGLSERPLVVGFGPCGLFAALLLAQMGFKPIVLERGKDVRRRTKDTWALWRKKTLTPESNVQFGEGGAGLFSDGKLYSQIKDPKFYGRKVMHEFVRAGAPEEIMYVSKPHIGTFRLTGVVAAMREEIIALGGEVRFESKVSDLVIDDGQLEGVVLASGETIRSRHVVLALGHSSRDTFRMLHRQNVFIEAKPFAIGFRIEHPQSLIDQARLGKYAGHPELGAADYKLVHHAKNGRAVYSFCMCPGGTVVAATSEPERVVTNGMSQYSRNERNANAGIVVGINPEQDFPGGPLAGVEFQERLESRAYELGGRDYCAPAQLVGDFIRGKPSSEFGEVEPSYKPGVRLGDLAPSLPEYAIEAIREALPAFGKQIRGFDRDDAVLTGIETRTSSPVRITRDNESLQSLNLKGLYPAGEGAGYAGGILSAGVDGIKVAEAVAKSLLAGQGS; encoded by the coding sequence ATGATTCGCATCAACGAACTGTCTCTGCCCCTCGATCACTCTGCCGATGAACTGCGCCAGGCCATCCTTAAGCGCCTGGGGATCGGCGCCGCCGACCTGCTGAACTTCACCATCTTCAAGCGCAGCTACGATGCGCGAAAGAAGAACAGCGTCATCCTGTTCATCTACATCATCGATCTGGAAGTCCGCGACGAGGCGGCCATCCTGGCGCGTTTCGCCGATGACCAGCACATCCGCCCGGCTCCGGACACCACCTACTACCCGGTCGGCCAGGCCCCGGCCGGCTTGAGCGAGCGCCCGCTGGTGGTCGGTTTCGGCCCCTGCGGCCTGTTCGCCGCGCTGCTGCTGGCGCAGATGGGTTTCAAGCCGATCGTGCTGGAGCGCGGCAAGGATGTGCGCCGGCGCACCAAGGACACCTGGGCGCTGTGGCGCAAGAAGACCCTGACCCCGGAGTCCAACGTGCAGTTCGGCGAGGGCGGTGCGGGTCTGTTCTCCGACGGCAAGCTGTACAGCCAGATCAAGGATCCGAAGTTCTACGGGCGCAAGGTGATGCACGAGTTCGTCCGCGCCGGTGCGCCGGAAGAGATCATGTACGTCAGCAAGCCGCACATCGGCACCTTCCGTCTCACCGGCGTGGTCGCCGCCATGCGCGAAGAGATCATCGCCCTCGGCGGCGAGGTGCGCTTCGAGAGCAAGGTCAGCGACCTGGTGATCGACGACGGCCAGCTCGAAGGCGTGGTGCTGGCTAGTGGCGAGACCATCCGCAGCCGCCACGTGGTGCTGGCGCTGGGCCACAGCTCGCGCGACACCTTCCGCATGCTGCATCGGCAGAATGTGTTCATCGAGGCCAAGCCCTTTGCCATTGGTTTCCGCATCGAGCACCCGCAGTCGCTGATCGACCAGGCCCGCCTGGGCAAGTACGCCGGCCATCCGGAGCTGGGCGCCGCCGACTACAAGCTGGTGCACCACGCCAAGAACGGCCGCGCCGTGTACAGCTTCTGCATGTGCCCGGGTGGCACCGTGGTGGCCGCCACCTCCGAACCGGAGCGGGTGGTCACCAACGGCATGAGCCAATACTCGCGCAACGAGCGCAACGCCAACGCCGGCATCGTCGTCGGCATCAACCCGGAGCAGGATTTCCCTGGCGGCCCGCTGGCCGGCGTGGAGTTCCAGGAGCGCCTGGAATCGCGTGCCTACGAGCTGGGCGGCCGCGACTACTGCGCCCCGGCGCAGCTGGTCGGCGACTTTATTCGCGGCAAGCCGTCGAGCGAGTTTGGCGAGGTGGAGCCTTCGTACAAGCCCGGCGTGCGCCTGGGTGACCTGGCGCCGTCGCTGCCGGAATACGCCATCGAGGCCATCCGCGAGGCGCTGCCAGCCTTCGGCAAGCAGATTCGCGGCTTCGATCGCGATGACGCGGTGCTCACCGGCATCGAGACCCGTACCAGTTCCCCGGTGCGCATCACCCGCGACAACGAGAGCCTGCAGAGCCTCAACCTCAAGGGCCTGTATCCGGCCGGCGAGGGCGCCGGTTATGCCGGCGGCATCCTCTCGGCGGGGGTGGACGGCATCAAGGTGGCCGAGGCGGTGGCCAAGTCGCTGCTGGCCGGGCAGGGCAGCTGA
- the rlmE gene encoding 23S rRNA (uridine(2552)-2'-O)-methyltransferase RlmE, with amino-acid sequence MKRSKSSSRWLNEHVNDPYVKRAQKDGLRSRASYKLMELNEKDKLIRPGMLIMDLGSAPGGWSQVAGKLVGEKGRVIATDILPMDPLDNVDFIQGDFTSDAVFQQLLDKLDGRLPDLIISDIAPNISGVAVADQAASMYLVELTLDMVRQVLKPGGNYAVKVFQGEGSAEFLKDVRSSFEKVSIRKPEASRPRSREVYLVAKGFKG; translated from the coding sequence ATGAAACGCTCCAAAAGCAGCAGCCGCTGGCTGAACGAACACGTCAACGACCCCTACGTCAAACGCGCACAAAAGGACGGCCTGCGCTCCCGCGCCAGCTACAAGCTGATGGAGCTGAACGAGAAGGACAAGCTGATCCGCCCCGGCATGCTGATCATGGATCTGGGCTCGGCCCCGGGCGGCTGGTCGCAGGTGGCCGGCAAGCTGGTCGGCGAAAAGGGCCGGGTCATCGCCACCGACATCCTGCCGATGGACCCGCTGGACAACGTCGACTTCATCCAGGGCGACTTCACCAGCGACGCCGTGTTCCAGCAGTTGCTCGACAAGCTCGATGGCCGGCTGCCCGACCTGATCATCTCCGACATCGCGCCCAACATCAGCGGTGTTGCGGTAGCCGACCAGGCCGCCTCGATGTACCTGGTCGAACTCACCCTCGACATGGTGCGCCAGGTGCTCAAGCCCGGCGGCAACTATGCGGTCAAGGTCTTCCAGGGCGAAGGCTCTGCCGAGTTCCTCAAGGACGTGCGCAGCTCGTTCGAGAAGGTGTCGATCCGCAAACCGGAAGCCTCGCGCCCCCGCTCGCGCGAAGTCTATCTGGTGGCGAAAGGCTTCAAGGGCTAA
- a CDS encoding peptidylprolyl isomerase has protein sequence MAKAMARHILVKTEAEAAALKKRIAAGEAFDVLAKKYSTCPSGKKGGDLGEVRPGQMVRAVDQVIFKKALREVHGPVKTQFGYHLIQVFYRD, from the coding sequence ATGGCAAAGGCAATGGCCCGCCACATCCTGGTCAAGACCGAGGCCGAAGCGGCCGCGCTGAAGAAGCGCATCGCCGCCGGCGAAGCCTTCGATGTGCTGGCGAAGAAGTACTCCACCTGCCCGTCCGGCAAGAAAGGCGGCGACCTGGGCGAAGTGCGCCCGGGGCAGATGGTGCGCGCCGTCGATCAGGTGATTTTCAAGAAGGCCCTGCGCGAAGTGCACGGCCCGGTGAAGACCCAATTCGGCTACCACCTGATCCAGGTGTTCTACCGCGACTGA
- a CDS encoding ABC-F family ATPase encodes MISTANITMQFGAKPLFENVSVKFGNGNRYGLIGANGCGKSTFMKILGGDLEPSAGQVMLEPNVRLGKLRQDQFAYEEFNVIDTVIMGHEELWKVKAERDRIYSLPEMSEEDGMKVGELEGEFAEMDGYTAESRAGELLLGLGIPLEQHFGPMSEVAPGWKLRVLLAQALFSDPEVLLLDEPTNHLDINTIRWLENILTARNSTMIIISHDRHFLNSVCTHMADLDYGELRLFPGNYDEYMTAATQSREQLLADNAKKKAQIAELQTFVSRFSANASKAKQATSRAKQIDKIQLAEVKPSSRVSPFIRFDQNKKLHRQAVTIEKVSKAFDDKVLFKNFSFTVEAGERVAIIGPNGIGKTTLLRTLVGEMTPDAGAVKWTDSAEVGYYAQDHAHDFEADDTLFEWMGQWTQGEQNIRAALGRMLFSSDEIQKSVKVLSGGEQGRMLFGKLACQKPNVLLMDEPTNHLDMESIEALNLALENYPGTLIFVSHDREFVSSLATRIIELSDNGVTDFSGTYDDYLRSQGVIV; translated from the coding sequence GTGATCTCTACCGCCAACATCACCATGCAGTTCGGCGCCAAGCCGCTGTTCGAGAACGTTTCCGTCAAGTTCGGCAACGGCAACCGCTACGGCCTGATCGGCGCCAACGGCTGCGGCAAGTCGACCTTCATGAAGATTCTCGGCGGCGATCTGGAACCTTCCGCCGGCCAGGTGATGCTCGAGCCGAACGTGCGTCTGGGCAAGCTGCGCCAGGATCAGTTCGCCTACGAAGAATTCAACGTGATCGACACCGTGATCATGGGCCACGAGGAGCTGTGGAAGGTCAAGGCCGAGCGCGACCGCATCTACTCGCTGCCGGAAATGAGCGAAGAAGACGGCATGAAGGTCGGTGAGCTGGAGGGCGAGTTCGCCGAGATGGACGGCTACACCGCCGAGTCCCGTGCCGGCGAGCTGCTGCTCGGCCTGGGCATTCCGCTGGAACAGCACTTCGGCCCCATGAGCGAAGTCGCACCCGGCTGGAAGCTGCGCGTGCTGCTGGCCCAGGCGCTGTTCTCCGATCCGGAAGTGCTGCTGCTGGACGAACCCACCAACCACCTGGACATCAACACCATCCGTTGGCTGGAAAACATCCTCACGGCGCGTAACAGCACCATGATCATCATTTCCCACGACCGTCACTTCCTCAACTCGGTCTGCACCCACATGGCCGACCTGGACTACGGCGAGCTGCGCCTGTTCCCCGGCAACTACGACGAGTACATGACCGCCGCCACCCAGTCGCGCGAGCAGCTGCTGGCCGACAACGCCAAGAAGAAAGCGCAGATCGCCGAGCTGCAGACCTTCGTCAGCCGCTTCTCGGCCAACGCCTCCAAGGCCAAGCAGGCCACTTCGCGCGCCAAGCAGATCGACAAGATCCAGCTGGCCGAGGTCAAGCCGTCCAGCCGCGTCAGCCCGTTCATCCGCTTCGACCAGAACAAGAAGCTGCACCGCCAGGCCGTGACCATCGAGAAGGTATCCAAGGCCTTCGACGACAAGGTGCTGTTCAAGAACTTCAGTTTCACTGTCGAAGCCGGCGAGCGCGTAGCCATCATCGGCCCCAACGGCATCGGCAAGACCACCCTGCTGCGCACCCTGGTCGGCGAGATGACCCCGGACGCTGGCGCGGTGAAATGGACCGACAGCGCCGAGGTAGGCTATTACGCCCAGGATCATGCCCACGATTTCGAGGCCGATGACACCCTGTTCGAATGGATGGGCCAGTGGACTCAGGGCGAGCAGAACATCCGCGCCGCTCTTGGCCGCATGCTGTTCTCCTCCGATGAAATCCAGAAGTCGGTCAAGGTGCTCTCCGGTGGTGAACAGGGCCGCATGCTGTTCGGCAAACTGGCCTGCCAGAAGCCCAACGTGCTGCTGATGGACGAACCGACCAACCACCTGGATATGGAATCCATCGAGGCGCTCAACCTGGCGCTGGAGAACTACCCGGGCACGCTGATCTTCGTCAGCCACGACCGCGAGTTCGTCAGTTCCCTGGCCACCCGCATCATCGAGCTGTCGGATAACGGCGTGACCGATTTCTCCGGTACCTACGATGACTACCTGCGCAGCCAGGGCGTTATTGTCTGA
- a CDS encoding ABC transporter ATP-binding protein yields MSEPILELKDVDVHYGVIQALKKVSLHINEGETVSLIGSNGAGKSTLLMSIFGQPRASAGQILFRGTDITHKSAHYVASNGVAQSPEGRRVFPDMSVEENLLMGTIPIGTAHAEEDMQRMFELFPRLKERRNQRAMTMSGGEQQMLAIARALMSRPKLLLLDEPSLGLAPIVVKQIFQTLRELAKSGMTIFLVEQNANHALRLSDRAYVMVTGEIRLSGTGEELLGNQEVRNAYLGGH; encoded by the coding sequence ATGAGCGAGCCGATCCTCGAACTGAAGGATGTCGACGTCCACTATGGGGTGATCCAGGCGCTGAAGAAGGTCAGCCTGCACATCAACGAAGGCGAGACGGTGAGCCTGATCGGCTCCAACGGCGCGGGCAAGTCGACGCTGCTGATGTCGATCTTCGGCCAGCCGCGCGCCTCGGCCGGGCAGATCCTGTTTCGTGGCACCGACATCACTCACAAGTCGGCGCACTACGTCGCTTCCAACGGCGTGGCCCAGTCGCCGGAGGGGCGCCGGGTGTTCCCCGACATGAGCGTGGAAGAGAACCTGCTGATGGGCACCATCCCGATCGGCACCGCCCATGCCGAGGAAGACATGCAGCGCATGTTCGAGCTGTTCCCGCGCCTCAAGGAGCGGCGCAATCAGCGCGCCATGACCATGTCCGGCGGCGAGCAGCAGATGCTCGCCATCGCCCGTGCGCTGATGAGCCGGCCCAAGCTGCTGCTGCTCGACGAACCGTCGCTGGGTCTGGCGCCAATCGTGGTCAAACAGATCTTCCAGACCCTGCGTGAGCTGGCCAAGAGTGGCATGACCATCTTCCTGGTGGAGCAGAACGCCAACCACGCGCTGCGCCTGTCGGATCGTGCCTACGTGATGGTCACCGGCGAAATCCGCCTGAGCGGTACCGGCGAAGAGCTGCTGGGCAACCAGGAGGTGCGCAATGCCTATCTTGGCGGGCACTGA
- the livM gene encoding high-affinity branched-chain amino acid ABC transporter permease LivM, whose protein sequence is MSAVKQGLDLKKSLLDAVLAGLIALIVFGPIVGVVLDGYSFKLQPQRLAVVIGIVMLGRLLLSLYLQSGSGAALLARFESNGSGVHVLPPDYQSRLRWIIPLLLVAALIFPFFASKYLLTVVILGLIYVLLGLGLNIVVGLAGLLDLGYVAFYAIGAYGLALGYQYLGLGFWTVLPLAALLAAVAGALLGFPVLRMHGDYLAIVTLGFGEIIRLILNNWLSFTGGPNGMSVPSPTFFGLEFGRRAKDGGVPFHEFFGVAYNPNLKFLFIYVVLFLVVMLVLYIKHRLTRMPVGRAWEALREDEIACRAMGLNHVLVKLSAFMIGASTAGLAGVFFASYQGFVNPSSFTFFESALILAIVVLGGMGSTVGVVIAAFVLTVAPELLRSFADYRVLLFGMLMVLMMIWRPRGLIRISRTGVTPRKGVAP, encoded by the coding sequence ATGTCTGCAGTCAAACAAGGCCTGGATCTGAAAAAGAGTCTGCTGGATGCCGTGCTCGCCGGGCTGATCGCCCTGATCGTGTTCGGCCCCATAGTCGGCGTGGTGCTCGACGGCTACAGCTTCAAGCTGCAGCCACAACGCCTCGCCGTGGTGATCGGCATCGTCATGCTCGGTCGCCTGCTGCTCAGCCTGTACCTGCAGAGTGGCAGCGGTGCCGCGCTGCTGGCGCGTTTCGAGAGCAACGGTTCGGGCGTGCACGTGCTGCCGCCGGACTACCAGTCGCGGCTGCGCTGGATCATCCCGCTGCTGCTGGTGGCGGCGCTGATCTTCCCGTTCTTTGCCAGCAAGTATTTGCTTACCGTGGTCATTCTCGGCCTGATCTACGTGCTGCTGGGCCTGGGCCTGAACATAGTGGTCGGCCTGGCCGGCCTGCTCGACCTTGGCTACGTGGCCTTCTACGCCATCGGAGCCTACGGCCTGGCGCTGGGCTACCAGTACCTCGGCCTGGGCTTCTGGACGGTGCTGCCGCTGGCGGCCCTGCTGGCGGCAGTGGCGGGGGCGCTGCTGGGCTTCCCGGTGCTGCGCATGCACGGCGACTACCTGGCCATCGTCACCCTCGGCTTCGGCGAAATCATCCGCCTGATCCTCAACAACTGGCTGAGCTTCACCGGCGGGCCGAACGGCATGTCGGTACCGTCGCCGACCTTCTTCGGCCTGGAGTTCGGTCGCCGGGCCAAGGACGGTGGGGTGCCGTTCCACGAGTTCTTCGGCGTGGCCTACAACCCCAACCTGAAGTTCCTGTTCATCTACGTGGTGCTGTTCCTGGTGGTGATGCTGGTGCTGTACATCAAGCACCGCCTGACCCGCATGCCGGTCGGCCGCGCCTGGGAAGCGCTGCGCGAGGATGAGATCGCCTGCCGCGCCATGGGCCTCAATCATGTGCTGGTGAAGCTCTCGGCGTTCATGATCGGCGCCTCCACCGCCGGCCTGGCCGGGGTGTTCTTCGCCAGCTATCAGGGCTTCGTCAACCCGTCGTCCTTCACCTTCTTCGAGTCGGCGCTGATCCTTGCCATCGTCGTGCTCGGCGGCATGGGCTCGACGGTCGGTGTGGTGATCGCCGCCTTCGTGCTGACCGTGGCGCCGGAGCTGCTGCGCAGCTTCGCCGACTACCGGGTGCTGCTGTTCGGCATGCTCATGGTGCTGATGATGATCTGGCGCCCGCGCGGGCTGATCCGCATCAGCCGTACCGGTGTCACCCCGCGCAAAGGAGTGGCGCCATGA
- a CDS encoding branched-chain amino acid ABC transporter permease LivH (LivHMGF is the membrane component of the LIV-I/LS branched-chain amino acid transporter) has protein sequence MDGIFLQQMINGLTLGAVYGLIAIGYTMVYGIIGMINFAHGEVYMISAYLSAITLALLAFFGLESFPLLILGTLLFTIFVTGMYGWVIERIAYKPLRNSTRLAPLISAIGMSLILQNYVQISQGARQQGVPTLLDGSFRFHVGEGFVQLTYTKVFILVAAFVGMGLLTYIIQRTKLGRMCRATQQDRKMASILGINTDRVISYVFVIGAAMAALAGVLITMNYGTFDFYAGFVIGIKAFTAAVLGGIGSLPGAMLGGLILGVAEAQFSGMVNTDYKDVFSFALLVSILIFRPQGLLGRPQVAKV, from the coding sequence ATGGACGGCATCTTCCTGCAGCAAATGATCAACGGCCTGACCCTCGGCGCGGTCTATGGCCTGATCGCCATCGGCTACACCATGGTTTACGGCATCATCGGCATGATCAACTTCGCCCACGGCGAGGTGTACATGATCTCCGCCTACCTGTCGGCCATCACCCTGGCGCTACTGGCCTTCTTCGGCCTCGAATCCTTTCCGCTGCTGATTCTCGGCACGCTGCTGTTCACCATCTTCGTCACCGGCATGTATGGCTGGGTGATCGAGCGCATTGCCTACAAGCCGCTGCGCAACTCCACGCGCCTGGCGCCGCTGATCAGCGCCATCGGCATGTCGCTGATCCTGCAAAACTACGTGCAGATCAGCCAGGGTGCGCGCCAGCAGGGCGTACCGACCCTGCTCGACGGCTCCTTCCGCTTCCATGTCGGCGAGGGCTTCGTGCAGCTGACCTACACCAAGGTGTTCATCCTGGTTGCCGCCTTCGTCGGCATGGGCCTGCTCACCTACATCATCCAGCGCACCAAGCTCGGCCGCATGTGCCGCGCCACCCAGCAGGATCGCAAGATGGCCTCGATCCTCGGCATCAACACCGACCGGGTGATTTCCTATGTGTTCGTCATCGGCGCTGCCATGGCCGCACTGGCCGGCGTGCTGATCACCATGAACTACGGCACCTTCGACTTCTATGCCGGCTTCGTCATCGGCATCAAGGCCTTCACCGCCGCGGTGCTCGGCGGCATCGGTTCGCTGCCGGGGGCGATGCTTGGCGGGCTGATCCTTGGCGTGGCCGAGGCGCAGTTCTCCGGCATGGTCAACACCGACTACAAGGACGTGTTCAGCTTCGCGCTGCTGGTGTCGATCCTGATTTTCCGACCGCAAGGACTCCTGGGACGCCCCCAGGTTGCCAAGGTGTAA